In Vanessa tameamea isolate UH-Manoa-2023 chromosome 19, ilVanTame1 primary haplotype, whole genome shotgun sequence, one genomic interval encodes:
- the LOC113393819 gene encoding uncharacterized protein LOC113393819 isoform X1 — MTHLLKNVWRNVRKGSQLRNSTLRTANFSNVTELVRNKPPDVIMSSIKTAPSSSDVLAMVQANLQHMTHRHMLQALRTLFELQKGSKYGEGADIIIKDPTFNVLCQNFKKHARALEVGEAIEATKVLSYLKVPVDSLIVQTMLQIIRCNINLLNTQQIMFLDFLLTQFHSNNHLVDALKLALPLAFQIHLPLELDNKDLPLLRDMLIYSCSHDLPDRCINNVVTGLLLNDQAINAHIAKSIIWALCLVNCTEEKFPTRVQLLHICCDILTQSIDRLSYDEVLRTVAKLKGRILEKHPEYYHQQLIDAIADYVVKNHIEFEKGLLVARVLSRIAHTHLGLVEYLCNKAESEPETLSNARTNILFGFINCLSNNNYTPEREQWNQLRRQISQNPILSCTNASLPWTKVCLELASLGHYEDRVIKRVFSKDFLDEFLSRENNILDYLQLLTLNEAVRTFHSDKYKLPEEVLQKAKDMYPVHTLPSPLVEHLARGLGSPKYVAKNVALPNGIVADMIVCIKGGYPVEFQTVSSKIKVPIEELNIPQGSIVVCIMNFNQGCFSMNSNRLRGSFRLIVDLLEKQGYATVAFNVNEWLRTPVHERTPYLIREIGYKCGEIGLKLRVT, encoded by the exons ATGACCCATCTTTTAAAGAACGTTTGGCGCAATGTACGGAAAGGGAGCCAACTTCGTAATTCTACACTAAGAACAGCGAACTTTTCAAATG TTACAGAGTTGGTAAGAAATAAACCTCCTGATGTCATCATGTCAAGTATAAAAACGGCTCCAAGTTCATCTGATGTACTCGCAATGGTCCAAGCAAATCTACAGCACATGACACATAGGCACATGCTGCAAGCTCTCCGAACTCTATTTGAACTGCAAAAAGGTAGCAA GTATGGTGAGGGTgcagatattataattaaagatccAACATTTAATGTTCTCtgtcaaaactttaaaaaacacGCGCGTGCCTTAGAAGTGGGCGAAGCAATTGAAGCAACCAAAGTCCTCTCCTATCTCAAAGTGCCCGTCGACTCCCTGATAGTACAAACtatgttacaaataataagatgtaatattaacttattaaatacaCAACAGATAATGTTCCTAGACTTCCTTCTGACACAATTTCATAGCAATAATCATTTGGTGGACGCTCTAAAACTGGCTCTACCCTTAGCATTCCAAATCCATCTTCCATTGGAGCTCGACAACAAGGACTTGCCTCTTTTAAGGGATATGCTTATATATTCCTGTTCTCACGATCTCCCCGATCGCTGCATCAATAACGTAGTCACTGGTCTTCTGTTGAATGATCAAGCGATCAACGCGCACATCGCGAAATCTATCATATGGGCCCTTTGTTTAGTAAACTGTACGGAGGAAAAATTCCCAACCAGAGTTCAATTGTTGCACATTTGCTGCGACATATTAACGCAGTCCATAGATAGGCTGTCTTACGATGAAGTTTTGAGGACGGTTGCTAAGTTAAAAGGAAGGATATTAGAGAAACATCCGGAGTATTATCACCAGCAGTTAATAGATGCCATAGCGGACTACGTGGTGAAGAATCATATAGAATTTGAAAAAGGATTGTTGGTGGCGAGGGTTTTGTCTAGAATC GCACACACCCACCTCGGTCTGGTCGAGTACCTCTGCAATAAAGCCGAGTCCGAGCCTGAAACGTTATCGAATGCTCGCACCAACATACTATTCGGCTTCATCAACTGTTTAtccaataataactatactcCAGAACGCGAACAGTGGAATCAGCTTAGGAGACAGATATCACAGAATCCGATCCTCAGCTGCACAAATGCATCATTACCATGGACTAAAGTGTGTCTCGAACTCGCGTCGTTGGGACATTACGAAGACAGAGTTATAAAAAGAGTATTTTCAAAGGACTTCCTGGACGAGTTCTTATCGAGAGAGAACAATATTTTGGACTATCTCCAACTATTGACATTGAACGAGGCCGTCCGAACTTTCCATAGCGATAAATATAAGTTGCCCGAAGAAGTTTTACAGAAAGCTAAGGATATGTATCCAGTTCACACGTTACCAAGTCCGCTAGTGGAACATTTAGCTCGAGGCTTGGGTAGTCCGAAGTATGTGGCCAAGAATGTTGCATTGCCCAATGGAATTGTAGCAG ATATGATAGTATGTATTAAAGGTGGATATCCAGTGGAATTTCAAACCGTTagcagtaaaataaaagtaccgATAGAAGAACTAAATATACCGCAAGGATCAATTGT agTGTGTATAATGAATTTCAACCAAGGTTGCTTCTCAATGAATAGCAACCGTCTCCGTGGATCATTCCGTCTGATCGTTGACCTGCTAGAGAAGCAAGGGTACGCTACTGTTGCATTCAATGTCAACGAGTGGCTCAGGACGCCTGTGCATGAACGAACACCCTACCTCATACGAGAGATCGGATACAAATGTGGAGAAATAGGACTCAAATTGAGAGTGACTTAA
- the LOC113393819 gene encoding uncharacterized protein LOC113393819 isoform X2 — translation MTHLLKNVWRNVRKGSQLRNSTLRTANFSNELVRNKPPDVIMSSIKTAPSSSDVLAMVQANLQHMTHRHMLQALRTLFELQKGSKYGEGADIIIKDPTFNVLCQNFKKHARALEVGEAIEATKVLSYLKVPVDSLIVQTMLQIIRCNINLLNTQQIMFLDFLLTQFHSNNHLVDALKLALPLAFQIHLPLELDNKDLPLLRDMLIYSCSHDLPDRCINNVVTGLLLNDQAINAHIAKSIIWALCLVNCTEEKFPTRVQLLHICCDILTQSIDRLSYDEVLRTVAKLKGRILEKHPEYYHQQLIDAIADYVVKNHIEFEKGLLVARVLSRIAHTHLGLVEYLCNKAESEPETLSNARTNILFGFINCLSNNNYTPEREQWNQLRRQISQNPILSCTNASLPWTKVCLELASLGHYEDRVIKRVFSKDFLDEFLSRENNILDYLQLLTLNEAVRTFHSDKYKLPEEVLQKAKDMYPVHTLPSPLVEHLARGLGSPKYVAKNVALPNGIVADMIVCIKGGYPVEFQTVSSKIKVPIEELNIPQGSIVVCIMNFNQGCFSMNSNRLRGSFRLIVDLLEKQGYATVAFNVNEWLRTPVHERTPYLIREIGYKCGEIGLKLRVT, via the exons ATGACCCATCTTTTAAAGAACGTTTGGCGCAATGTACGGAAAGGGAGCCAACTTCGTAATTCTACACTAAGAACAGCGAACTTTTCAAATG AGTTGGTAAGAAATAAACCTCCTGATGTCATCATGTCAAGTATAAAAACGGCTCCAAGTTCATCTGATGTACTCGCAATGGTCCAAGCAAATCTACAGCACATGACACATAGGCACATGCTGCAAGCTCTCCGAACTCTATTTGAACTGCAAAAAGGTAGCAA GTATGGTGAGGGTgcagatattataattaaagatccAACATTTAATGTTCTCtgtcaaaactttaaaaaacacGCGCGTGCCTTAGAAGTGGGCGAAGCAATTGAAGCAACCAAAGTCCTCTCCTATCTCAAAGTGCCCGTCGACTCCCTGATAGTACAAACtatgttacaaataataagatgtaatattaacttattaaatacaCAACAGATAATGTTCCTAGACTTCCTTCTGACACAATTTCATAGCAATAATCATTTGGTGGACGCTCTAAAACTGGCTCTACCCTTAGCATTCCAAATCCATCTTCCATTGGAGCTCGACAACAAGGACTTGCCTCTTTTAAGGGATATGCTTATATATTCCTGTTCTCACGATCTCCCCGATCGCTGCATCAATAACGTAGTCACTGGTCTTCTGTTGAATGATCAAGCGATCAACGCGCACATCGCGAAATCTATCATATGGGCCCTTTGTTTAGTAAACTGTACGGAGGAAAAATTCCCAACCAGAGTTCAATTGTTGCACATTTGCTGCGACATATTAACGCAGTCCATAGATAGGCTGTCTTACGATGAAGTTTTGAGGACGGTTGCTAAGTTAAAAGGAAGGATATTAGAGAAACATCCGGAGTATTATCACCAGCAGTTAATAGATGCCATAGCGGACTACGTGGTGAAGAATCATATAGAATTTGAAAAAGGATTGTTGGTGGCGAGGGTTTTGTCTAGAATC GCACACACCCACCTCGGTCTGGTCGAGTACCTCTGCAATAAAGCCGAGTCCGAGCCTGAAACGTTATCGAATGCTCGCACCAACATACTATTCGGCTTCATCAACTGTTTAtccaataataactatactcCAGAACGCGAACAGTGGAATCAGCTTAGGAGACAGATATCACAGAATCCGATCCTCAGCTGCACAAATGCATCATTACCATGGACTAAAGTGTGTCTCGAACTCGCGTCGTTGGGACATTACGAAGACAGAGTTATAAAAAGAGTATTTTCAAAGGACTTCCTGGACGAGTTCTTATCGAGAGAGAACAATATTTTGGACTATCTCCAACTATTGACATTGAACGAGGCCGTCCGAACTTTCCATAGCGATAAATATAAGTTGCCCGAAGAAGTTTTACAGAAAGCTAAGGATATGTATCCAGTTCACACGTTACCAAGTCCGCTAGTGGAACATTTAGCTCGAGGCTTGGGTAGTCCGAAGTATGTGGCCAAGAATGTTGCATTGCCCAATGGAATTGTAGCAG ATATGATAGTATGTATTAAAGGTGGATATCCAGTGGAATTTCAAACCGTTagcagtaaaataaaagtaccgATAGAAGAACTAAATATACCGCAAGGATCAATTGT agTGTGTATAATGAATTTCAACCAAGGTTGCTTCTCAATGAATAGCAACCGTCTCCGTGGATCATTCCGTCTGATCGTTGACCTGCTAGAGAAGCAAGGGTACGCTACTGTTGCATTCAATGTCAACGAGTGGCTCAGGACGCCTGTGCATGAACGAACACCCTACCTCATACGAGAGATCGGATACAAATGTGGAGAAATAGGACTCAAATTGAGAGTGACTTAA
- the LOC113393821 gene encoding uncharacterized protein LOC113393821 yields the protein MHRESIICCRRDREIRKKIITPGDYTIVPYEDSRCKIRLTDVYCKNADGVCEMEPLSRIFNSPFDGNVIIGDMDAFVDRDVELILQQMCCGELCIAHLTYKNTHGDLMLDITCKIELLDVTEEQLISDWSWARLYESAMHHKERGVQMIKDKRTVDGFRRFSKAYKMLVAMEPVDKDTLDEERAKELIDIRVKLYNNMAHCQLQFEEFGASLELCCRALKYDPENTKALYRRCMAYIGLHMYEEAWEDIQKALAIDPNDKASQLKASELRPHIEKINKDYAKVIKKMFG from the exons ATGCACAGAGAATCCATTATATGCTGTAGACGTGATagagaaataagaaaaaaaataataacaccgGGCGACTATACAATAGTGCCGTACGAAGATTCTCGATGTAAGATCCGATTAACCGATGTATACTGTAAAAATGCAGACGGCGTTTGTGAAATGGAACCTCTAAGTCGTATATTCAATTCCCCGTTCGATGGAAACGTTATCATTGGAGACATGGATGCATTCGTCGATAGAGATGTCGAATTAATCCTTCAACAAATGTGCTGCGGCGAGCTGTGTATCGCACATTTAACATATAAGAACACTCACGGGGATCTCATGTTGGATATAACTTGTAAAATAGAGTTACTAGACGTAACCGAGGAGCAGTTGATCAGTGACTGGAGCTGGGCGAGATTGTACGAGTCGGCGATGCATCACAAGGAACGTGGGGTTCAAATGATCAAAGATAAAAGAACCGTCGATGGGTTCAGGCGGTTTTCCAAAGCTTATAAGATGTTGGTTGCCATGGAACCTGTTGATAAAGACACCTTAGATGAGGAAAGAGCAAAAGAGTTAATTGATATAAGG GTGAAACTTTACAACAATATGGCGCACTGTCAACTGCAGTTTGAAGAATTTGGTGCTTCCTTGGAACTTTGCTGCAGAGCCCTTAAGTATGATCCTGAAAACACTAAGGCTTTATACAGACGCTGCATGGCTTACATTGGCCTCCACATGTACGAAGAAGCCTGGGAAGATATCCAGAAGGCATTAGCCATAGATCCTAACGACAAAGCTTCCCAATTAAAAGCCTCGGAGCTGAGGCctcatattgaaaaaataaacaaagattatgcaaaagttattaaaaaaatgtttggttaa